Genomic window (Pseudovibrio brasiliensis):
CGCAGCCACCAGACGACCATCGCGAACAAGAATACCAGCAGGCGCCTCATCAATAACCTTAAGCCCACCCGGATGCAGACGAACCATGTCGCCATCGCGGATGATCTTGACGTCTTTCACGCCCTTGCTCTCGGCAAAGTCCTTATGGCACTGCAAATGCAGGGGCTCACCATGAACCGGCAGAACCTTTTTCGGGCGCACAAGGTTATAAACCTGATCCAGCTCACCACGGCGTGGGTGACCAGATACATGCACCAGAGCGTCACGGTCTGTCACCACCTGAAGCCCCTGTTGGGTCAGCTGGTTGATGATGCCGTAAACAGCCTTTTCGTTACCCGGAATGGTACGACTGGAGAAAATAACCATATCACCAGCTGACAAACCAATCTGACGATGCTGATCCCCGGCAATACGCGCCATAGCAGCACGGGCTTCACCCTGAGAACCAGTGCACAGCGCCACAACCTTATCACGCGGCAAAGATCCATAAGTCTCTTCATCACGAAACGGTGCCAAACCATCAAGATAGCCAAGATCACGCGCAATCTCGACAGTACGCTGCATGGAACGGCCAATCACCACAATTTCACGTTCCGCAGCCATTGCCGCTTCCGCCACCGCACGCATACGCGCAACGTTGGAGGCGAACGTGGTCACCGCCACACGGTTCGGCGCTTCCTTGATGATGCGGGTCAGCTCTTCCTTCACATCCGCTTCACTCGGGCTCACCCCATCACGAACCGCGTTAGTGCTGTCGCAAACGAAAACATCAACGCCTTCGTCGCCCAGCTCACGCAAACGCTGCAGATCAATCGCTTTACCCACACCCGGTGTCAGATCAATCTTCCAGTCACCGGAATGCAGAACCAGCTGTCCGCCGATACGGATAGCCAAAGCACACGGCTCCGGGATCGAGTGGGTCATGGTCACCAGCTCAATATCAAAGATACCGGCTTTGAACCGATCCCCTTGATTAACAACCGTCACTGGAATTTGGTAATCTGCTCCATCACCAATCAACTTGGCTTCCAGAAGGCGTGCAGTAAACGGTGTGGCATAGACCGGCAGTTCAAGACGCTTCCAGAGATAGGACAGTGCGCCATAGTGGTCTTCATGCGCGTGGGTGATAACGATCCCATCAATGCGGGAACGCTCTTCTTCCAGAAAGCGAATGTCCGGAAGAACCAGATCCACGCCCGGCATTTCAGGACCGGCGAAGGACACACCAAAATCAACGATCAGCCAGCGACGATCATCCTCAGGTCCATATCCGTAAAGACCCAGGTTCATACCAATTTCGCCAACACCGCCCAAAGGCAGGAACACGAGCTCTTCAGTGCTCGACATCTAAGACTCCTTCAAAGCATGCTCTGCAAAATGGTCCCGGTTACGGAACAAGAACACGCTGATAAACTCTATGCCCTGTCAGACGTGTGGCTTCATCTCTTCAAAAGCCAGCACCACGTGCTTTGCACGTCGTCAGGAAAAGAAAACATCACCGGCTGTCACCAGCCGCTCGCCGCCATGATCCATTTTCACGATCAGTCGGCCCATTTGGTCGATATCTATAAAGACACCGGAAAATTCTTCATTGCTCAGGCGAACGCGGATTGATTTTCCACGCCCCACGGCGCGCCGCAACCATGCAGATCTGATCTCCTCAAACCCACTGGCTGCCTTCCACGTTTCCAGCCATCGTGCGAAGCTTTGCGCAAGTGCATCAAACACCTGGCTCGGGTCACACATGTACCCCATGCTGCGCAAATCCGTAACAGCATAATCACCAAGATCCGGGTGATGAGACACGTTGACGCCAAAACCGCACACAAGGCACAGCTCACCATTAGGCCCACTTTCGCTCTCAAGCAAGATGCCAGAGACCTTTTGTCCGTCAATGAGCACATCGTTGGGCCACTTCAGCTGCGCCAGATTATGCGCGCCAGTTGCCCGCTCAATAGCCTCGCCAAGTGCAAGAGCCGCCACAAATGGCAACTGAACGATCTTCTCATTCTGCACGTCAACGCGCAGCAGAACAGAAGCAAACAGATTGCCCGATTCAGAAGTCCACTCACGTCCCCGGCGCCCTCGTCCAGTCACCTGAATATCGGAGCGCACCCATAGGTTACCGGGATGCCCATCCCGCGCTTTTTGTAGGCCGTAGGAGTTGGTGGAACCGATTTGATCGTAGTGCTCAAAACAAAAGCCCGGCGCTGAGCGCACCGGGCCTTCGTCTTTTAATTGTCCAAGGTTCATCATCGATGCACTAGAACAGAACGCCAGCTGCGTTGGCAGCAGCATTCATGATTGGCTCTGGCATGATGAAGAACAGTCCGACAACTGCACTGGAAAGACCCAGTACAATTTTCATTTCACCGGACATTGGCAGGAACTCACCAGTCGCATCATCAAAGAACATGACCTTGATCACACGCAGGTAATAGTAAGCAGCCACAACGCTGGTCACCAGACCGATCACCACCAATGGAGCAAGACCTGCGTCCATCGCAGCGATGAAGACGTAGAACTTACCGAAGAAGCCGATGAGCGGAGGCAGACCAGTCAGAGAGAACATGATCACAGCCAGCAGCACAGCCATTGGCAGGTTGGTCTTGGAAAGACCAGCCAGATCAGAAATTTCTTCAACCATGCCTTCCTTGCGGCGCATGGACAGGATGCAGGCAAACGCACCCAGTGTCATGGCAAGGTAAGCGGTCATGAAGACGATCAGACCATGTACACCAGCTTCAGTACCAGCTGCCAGACCTACCAGCGCGTAACCCATGTTACCGATGGAAGAGTAAGCCATCAGACGTTTGATGTTCTTCTGACCAATCGCAGCAAACGCACCAAGCGCCATAGAAGCGATTGCGATGAACACAACGATCTGCTGCCAGTCAGTGGTCACGTCACCCAGAGCTTCAATCAGCACGCGGATCAGCATACCAAACGCAGCAATCTTAGGTGCTGCCGCAAAGAAGGCAGTCACTGGAGTTGGCGCACCCTCGTAAACGTCCGGGGTCCACATGTGGAATGGAACCGCAGAGATCTTGAAGGCAATACCTGCCAGCATGAACACGATACCAAACACCAGGCCCAGAGACGCGCGCTCTTCAGTCAGAGCCGCCGCGATACCGACAAAGTCAGTGTGACCGGTAAAGCCGTAGATGAAGGACATACCGTAAAGCAGCATGCCGGAAGACAACGCACCAAGGACGAAGTACTTCAGACCAGCCTCAGTAGAGCGAACAGAGTCACGGTTGATCGAAGCGACCACGTAAAGCGCCAGAGACTGCAGCTCAACACCCAGATACATAGAGATCAGGTCGTTGGCAGAAAGCATCAGCATCATACCAACGGTCGCAATCACGATGAGGATCGGGTACTCGAAGCGGTCAAAGTTCTGAGAACGGGCATAAGCAACGGACATTGCAATGGCAAAACCGGAACCGATCAGCACCAGCACTTTCATGTACTGGGAGAACGCGTCCTGAATGAAAGCGCCATTGAAAGTGGTGCCGTAATGCGGGCTCACCAGCAGGATCAGACCTGCAACAGTGAGCAACGCAACGCAGATACCCGTTACCAGCGGAGTAGATTTCTCTCCACCAAATGCACCAACCATCAGCAGGACCATGGCACCGAGAACCAGAAGGATCTCAGGCATCACCGGCATCAGATCAGGAATTGCTAGAAGCTCAGCATTCATGAGTGCACAGCTCCCCTGTTAATGGCTGACAGCTGCAGCAGCGTGAGTGGCGATGCCACCTGCTTCTAGTGCAGCGTTATAGTTTTCGATAAGGGCACCAACGGACGCGGACGTCACATCCAGCACCGCTGCCGGATAAAACCCGAAGAAGATCGTCAAAATGATCAGTGGAGCCAGGATCAGCTTCTCACGCCCAGTCAGGTCCAGCATGGACTTGAGGCTTTCCTTCTCCAGCGCACCAAAGACGACGCGGCGGTAGAGGAACAGAGCGTAAGCAGCAGACAGGATCACACCGGTCGCAGCAAAGAACGCAACCCATGTGTTCACCTGGAACACACCAATCATAGTCAGGAACTCACCCACAAAGCCGGCAGTACCTGGCAGACCAACGTTCGCCATGGTGAAGATCATGAAGGCAACAGCGTAACGCGGCATGTTGTTTACGAGGCCACCATAAGCCGTAATCTGACGGGTATGCATGCGGTCGTAGATAACACCAACACACAGGAACAGTGCGCCAGAAATCAGACCGTGAGCCAGCATCATGAAGATCGCGCCTTCAATACCCTGCGCATTCGCAGAGAAGATACCCATAGTCACGAAGCCCATGTGAGCGACGGATGAGTAAGCGATCAGCTTCTTGATGTCTTCCTGAGCCAGCGCCACCAAGGAGGTGTAGATGATCGCCACAATGGAAAGTGTGAAGATCAGCGGCGCGAACATGTCACTCGCAATCGGGAACATTGGCAGAGAGAAGCGCAGGAAACCGTAACCACCCATTTTCAGGAGGATCGCTGCCAGAACAACAGAACCAGCAGTCGGTGCTTCCACGTGCGCATCCGGCAACCATGTGTGAACCGGCCACATCGGCATCTTCACAGCAAAGCTTGCGAAGAATGCCAGCCACAGCCAGGTCTGCATCTGTGCAGGGAAATCACTCTTGTCAAGCAGTTCCACGATGTCCAGCGTACCAGCCTGCCAGTACATAGCCATGATAGCAGCGAGCATCAGCACGGAGCCAAGCAAGGTGTACAGGAAGAACTTGTAGCTCGCGTATACACGGCGCGGACCACCCCAGACACCGATGATCAGGAACATCGGAATGAGGCCAGCCTCGAAGAATACGTAAAACAGTACCAGATCCAGCGCACAGAACACACCGATCATCAGTGTTTCCAGCACCAGGAAGGCGATCATGTATTCTTTCACGCGGTCCTGAATACTATCCCAGCTTGCCAGAATACAAAGTGGCATCAGGAAAGTGGTCAGAATGACGAACAGCATGGAAATGCCGTCCACACCCATGTGGTAGGTGAAAGTATCACCGAACCAGTCGTACTTCTCAACCATCTGGAAACCTGGGTTCTCATTGGTGAACCCACCCCAGATGAACAGGGAGACGATGAATGTGAAGGTCGTTGTAATCAGCGCAACACGCCGAATGTTTGTCTTCGCATCGGGATCATCACCCCGCACCAGTAGGATGAAAAGAACACCTACCAGCGGGAGAAATGTTGTGATGGAAAGGATGGACCAGTCGTTCATTAATGAACTCCCCCACCGGAGAACATGGCCAGGGTGACGAAGAAGGCAACCCCGATCAACATGGCGAATGCGTAGTGATAGATGTAGCCAGACTGCAGGCGAACAACCCAACCGGTCACCTGCTGAACGCGTGAGGCAATACCATCAGGACCAAGTCCGTCGATAACTGTGCCATCACCACGCTTCCACAGGAAGCGGCCAAGTGCCATAGCAGGCTTCACAAACAGGAAGTCATAAAGCTCATCGAAGTACCACTTGTTCAGGAGGAACTTGTAAAGTGGCTGATGACGCTCTGCCAGAGCCTTCGGCATGTCTGGTTTTGCGATGTAGAATACGTAAGCGATGATGAAGCCGGTGATCATTGCGAAGGTCGGAGACCAAGCAACCAGCCAATGCACGTGGTGCATTTCTTCAATCACAGCAAGTTCACTGTTAGTACCGCCAAAGACGTCTTTCCAGAAGTGCGCATAGTCATGACCCATGAACGCTTCTTTGAAAGCCATACCAGCAAACAGTGCGCCGATAGATAGAAGGATCAATGGAACCAGCATGACCCATGGGCTTTCATGGATGTGTTTCATCACATCAACAGAAGCGCGTGGTTTGCCATGGAAGGTCATGAACACAAGACGCCAGCTGTAGAAGCTTGTCAGCAGTGCAGCAAGGACAGTCGCCCAATAAGCGTAACTTGCAAAGGCATTATGACCAACATAAGCAGCTTCGATAATCGCATCTTTGGAAACGAAGCCTGCTGTACCAGCGAGGCCTGGAATACCGAAACCTGTCAGTGCCAGCGTACCAATCATCATAGTCCAGTAGGTCCATGGGATGTGCTTGCGCAGGCCGCCCATCTTACGCATGTCCTGCTCGTCGGAAACCGCATGGATAACGGAACCGGCGCAAAGGAACAGAAGCGCTTTAAAGAAGGCGTGTGTGAACAGGTGGAAGATACCAACACCGAACGCGCCCACACCCAGAGCAACAAACATGTAACCCAGCTGGGAACAGGTGGAATATGCAATCACGCGCTTGATGTCGTTCTGCACACAGCCAATGGTCGCTGCAAAGAAGGCGGTGGTCGCACCGAAGAAGGTCACAACTGTCATCGCAGTTGGTGCCAGTTCAAAGATCGGCGCAAGACGCGCCACCATGAACACACCAGCTGTCACCATGGTCGCTGCGTGGATCAGCGCGGAAACAGGCGTTGGGCCTTCCATCGCATCCGGCAACCAGGTGTGAAGCAGGAACTGAGCTGACTTACCCATAGCACCCATGAACAGCAGCAGACAAACAACTGTCAGCGCAGGTTCAGCCATCAACTCATAACCCAGGAAGTTCAGCACAGGCTCTTTGTTCTCAAGAAGAGATGGGCCACTTGCGAAAATCGAGGTGAAGTCGATGGAGCCATACAGGTAGAAGACACCGAAGATACCCAGAGCGAAACCAAAGTCACCCACGCGGTTGACGATGAACGCTTTCATCGCAGCCGCGTTAGCAGATGGTTTCTGGTACCAGAAGCCGATCAGCAGGTAAGATGCCAGACCAACGCCTTCCCAACCAAAGAACATCTGCAGCAGGTCATCAGCAGTGACCAGTGTCAGCATCGCAAAGGTGAAGAGCGAAAGGTAGGCAAAGAACCGCGGACGATGCGGATCGTGGTGCATGTACCCGATAGAGTAAATGTGAACCAGACAGGACACAGAGTTCACAACCACCAGCATCACTGCGGTGAGTGTATCCACGCGGATTGTCCAGTTAACCGAAAGATCCCCTGAGGTGATCCAGCGGAAAATGGTAATAAGCTGCGTGCTTTCTGAACCAAGCCCGTATTGAAAAAACACCACCCATGACAGAAGGGCTGCGACAATCATGAAGCCGCTGGTGATGTACTCGCTGGCTTTGACCCCAAGCCGATTGCCGAATAGCCCGACAATCAGGAAGCCAAGCAACGGCAGAAAAACGATTGCTGAAAACATCCGCCCCTCAGCCTTTCATCATATTGATGTCTTCCACGGCGATAGAGCCGCGGTTACGGAAGTAAACAACCAGAATAGCAAGACCAATGGCCGCCTCTGCAGCTGCAACGGTAAGAACCAGGAGCGCAAAGATCTGACCAACCATGTCCTGCATGAAGTAGGAAAATGCCACCAGGTTGATGTTAACTGCGAGCAGTAAGAGCTCGATAGACATCAGGATGACGATGACGTTCTTCCGGTTGAGGAAGATGCCAAAGATCCCGATGGTGAATAGGATCGCTGCGACCCCGAGATAATGCGCTAAGCCAATTTCCATGGGCGCCTCTCAGTGCTCCCCGTGTTCTATTCAAACTCCGGAGAAGGAACCTTCAGGTGAAGGTCTTTTCTCCGGTACGAATTAATGGTGAAGACCCGTCAAAGACGGCTCTTACAAACCCTTGCCACTTTCAACCTTGACCACTTCAATCGCGGTCTCTGGACGACGGGCAACCTGCTCAGAGATATTCTGACGGCGTACACCCGGCTTGTGACGAAGGGTCAAGACGATCGCACCGATCATTGCCACCAGCAGCACCAGACCAGCAACCTGGAACCAGTAAATGTAGCGGGTGTAAAGCAATTCACCGATAGCGGCGATATTCTGTGTCTGCTCGACAGGAGGTGTTGGGGCAGCCCCCTCACCCAGCATGCCAGGAGCGATGTACCAGCCACTGACAACCATCAGCAGTTCAACCAGCAAAATCACACCAATCAGCGCGCCGATCGGCA
Coding sequences:
- the nuoL gene encoding NADH-quinone oxidoreductase subunit L yields the protein MFSAIVFLPLLGFLIVGLFGNRLGVKASEYITSGFMIVAALLSWVVFFQYGLGSESTQLITIFRWITSGDLSVNWTIRVDTLTAVMLVVVNSVSCLVHIYSIGYMHHDPHRPRFFAYLSLFTFAMLTLVTADDLLQMFFGWEGVGLASYLLIGFWYQKPSANAAAMKAFIVNRVGDFGFALGIFGVFYLYGSIDFTSIFASGPSLLENKEPVLNFLGYELMAEPALTVVCLLLFMGAMGKSAQFLLHTWLPDAMEGPTPVSALIHAATMVTAGVFMVARLAPIFELAPTAMTVVTFFGATTAFFAATIGCVQNDIKRVIAYSTCSQLGYMFVALGVGAFGVGIFHLFTHAFFKALLFLCAGSVIHAVSDEQDMRKMGGLRKHIPWTYWTMMIGTLALTGFGIPGLAGTAGFVSKDAIIEAAYVGHNAFASYAYWATVLAALLTSFYSWRLVFMTFHGKPRASVDVMKHIHESPWVMLVPLILLSIGALFAGMAFKEAFMGHDYAHFWKDVFGGTNSELAVIEEMHHVHWLVAWSPTFAMITGFIIAYVFYIAKPDMPKALAERHQPLYKFLLNKWYFDELYDFLFVKPAMALGRFLWKRGDGTVIDGLGPDGIASRVQQVTGWVVRLQSGYIYHYAFAMLIGVAFFVTLAMFSGGGVH
- a CDS encoding ribonuclease J; this translates as MSSTEELVFLPLGGVGEIGMNLGLYGYGPEDDRRWLIVDFGVSFAGPEMPGVDLVLPDIRFLEEERSRIDGIVITHAHEDHYGALSYLWKRLELPVYATPFTARLLEAKLIGDGADYQIPVTVVNQGDRFKAGIFDIELVTMTHSIPEPCALAIRIGGQLVLHSGDWKIDLTPGVGKAIDLQRLRELGDEGVDVFVCDSTNAVRDGVSPSEADVKEELTRIIKEAPNRVAVTTFASNVARMRAVAEAAMAAEREIVVIGRSMQRTVEIARDLGYLDGLAPFRDEETYGSLPRDKVVALCTGSQGEARAAMARIAGDQHRQIGLSAGDMVIFSSRTIPGNEKAVYGIINQLTQQGLQVVTDRDALVHVSGHPRRGELDQVYNLVRPKKVLPVHGEPLHLQCHKDFAESKGVKDVKIIRDGDMVRLHPGGLKVIDEAPAGILVRDGRLVAAPEETGVQERRKLSYGGCVTVSLIVDGRGELLGDIDVVLFGMPDETEDGTPFEDVVRDAVYGAVISIPKSRRRDVELVREAARRSGRYAVVEHWGKKPLCKALVQRV
- a CDS encoding NADH-quinone oxidoreductase subunit M: MNDWSILSITTFLPLVGVLFILLVRGDDPDAKTNIRRVALITTTFTFIVSLFIWGGFTNENPGFQMVEKYDWFGDTFTYHMGVDGISMLFVILTTFLMPLCILASWDSIQDRVKEYMIAFLVLETLMIGVFCALDLVLFYVFFEAGLIPMFLIIGVWGGPRRVYASYKFFLYTLLGSVLMLAAIMAMYWQAGTLDIVELLDKSDFPAQMQTWLWLAFFASFAVKMPMWPVHTWLPDAHVEAPTAGSVVLAAILLKMGGYGFLRFSLPMFPIASDMFAPLIFTLSIVAIIYTSLVALAQEDIKKLIAYSSVAHMGFVTMGIFSANAQGIEGAIFMMLAHGLISGALFLCVGVIYDRMHTRQITAYGGLVNNMPRYAVAFMIFTMANVGLPGTAGFVGEFLTMIGVFQVNTWVAFFAATGVILSAAYALFLYRRVVFGALEKESLKSMLDLTGREKLILAPLIILTIFFGFYPAAVLDVTSASVGALIENYNAALEAGGIATHAAAAVSH
- the nuoN gene encoding NADH-quinone oxidoreductase subunit NuoN, whose product is MNAELLAIPDLMPVMPEILLVLGAMVLLMVGAFGGEKSTPLVTGICVALLTVAGLILLVSPHYGTTFNGAFIQDAFSQYMKVLVLIGSGFAIAMSVAYARSQNFDRFEYPILIVIATVGMMLMLSANDLISMYLGVELQSLALYVVASINRDSVRSTEAGLKYFVLGALSSGMLLYGMSFIYGFTGHTDFVGIAAALTEERASLGLVFGIVFMLAGIAFKISAVPFHMWTPDVYEGAPTPVTAFFAAAPKIAAFGMLIRVLIEALGDVTTDWQQIVVFIAIASMALGAFAAIGQKNIKRLMAYSSIGNMGYALVGLAAGTEAGVHGLIVFMTAYLAMTLGAFACILSMRRKEGMVEEISDLAGLSKTNLPMAVLLAVIMFSLTGLPPLIGFFGKFYVFIAAMDAGLAPLVVIGLVTSVVAAYYYLRVIKVMFFDDATGEFLPMSGEMKIVLGLSSAVVGLFFIMPEPIMNAAANAAGVLF
- a CDS encoding NADH-quinone oxidoreductase subunit J, which codes for MVLQALFFYLFAALAVASAFMVIASRNPVHSVLFLILCFFNAAGLFVLIGAEYLAMLLVVVYVGAVMVLFLFVVMMLDVDFAEMRQGFLQYLPIGALIGVILLVELLMVVSGWYIAPGMLGEGAAPTPPVEQTQNIAAIGELLYTRYIYWFQVAGLVLLVAMIGAIVLTLRHKPGVRRQNISEQVARRPETAIEVVKVESGKGL
- a CDS encoding biotin--[acetyl-CoA-carboxylase] ligase: MLLPTQLAFCSSASMMNLGQLKDEGPVRSAPGFCFEHYDQIGSTNSYGLQKARDGHPGNLWVRSDIQVTGRGRRGREWTSESGNLFASVLLRVDVQNEKIVQLPFVAALALGEAIERATGAHNLAQLKWPNDVLIDGQKVSGILLESESGPNGELCLVCGFGVNVSHHPDLGDYAVTDLRSMGYMCDPSQVFDALAQSFARWLETWKAASGFEEIRSAWLRRAVGRGKSIRVRLSNEEFSGVFIDIDQMGRLIVKMDHGGERLVTAGDVFFS
- the nuoK gene encoding NADH-quinone oxidoreductase subunit NuoK — encoded protein: MEIGLAHYLGVAAILFTIGIFGIFLNRKNVIVILMSIELLLLAVNINLVAFSYFMQDMVGQIFALLVLTVAAAEAAIGLAILVVYFRNRGSIAVEDINMMKG